In Salmo salar chromosome ssa15, Ssal_v3.1, whole genome shotgun sequence, one genomic interval encodes:
- the LOC106571494 gene encoding protein SOGA3 — protein MHTADSAEAGPEAAPEPSTGTIEAEFVTQQDEGLEDELERLVDENEDLKMEIEEMRTEMDEMRDTFYEEDTCQLQEMRRELERANKNCRILQYRLRKAERKKLRYAQTGEIDEELLRSLEQDLKVAKDVSVRLHHELENVEEKRTKTEDENEKLRQKLIEVEVTKQVLQNELDKVKESQKRRGSKEVQKSDKKSAQTPTEDDNDDLKCQLAFIKEEAVLLRKKTAKIDKEKDRLEAELQKYRSFYGDLDSPHPKGEAWGPPTTRESELKLRLRLVEEEANILGRKIVELEVENRGLRAELDDLRGEGEVEGGSGGGAVGGMGAGRGHGEAMTELRQQLQLVEDEAELLRRNLSDAEDHNKRVTGELNKLRFKAGTHEGGARHGGGAAGGVCSEKAEALQEELKTARLQINDLSGKVMQLQYEKRVLLSNMQRYDLASHLALRGGISPRDSDAESDAGGTGPSGRRESDDDDSSSRLLPPHRKREGPVGGESDSDEVRNQTRCLTPTRGLYTPPPETAARFLPRNLRDRQQMIDIRVEAERLGRTIDRLIADTATIIAEARVYVSNSDLYGRGEEEEEGGRIREHELLYRINAQMKAFRKELQGFIDRLEVPKPEDREEEPLSMFQPIILLILILVLFSSHSYATIFKLVFLFTLFFVL, from the exons ATGCACACGGCTGACAGCGCGGAGGCCGGGCCGGAGGCCGCGCCGGAGCCGTCTACAGGGACCATAGAGGCGGAGTTCGTGACACAGCAAGACGAGGGCCTTGAGGACGAACTGGAGAGACTGGTggatgagaatgaagatctaaag ATGGAGATCGAGGAGATGAGGACAGAGATGGATGAGATGCGTGACACCTTCTACGAGGAGGACACGTGCCAGCTGCAGGAAATGAGGCGCGAGCTGGAGCGAGCCAATAAGAACTGCCGGATCCTCCAGTACCGGCTGAGGAAGGCTGAGAGGAAGAAGCTGCGCTATGCCCAGACAGGAGAAATCGACGAGGAACTACTGAGGAGCCTGGAGCAGgacctgaag GTAGCGAAGGATGTGTCTGTGAGACTGCACCATGAGCTGGAGAATGTGGAGGAGAAACGCACAAAGACAGAGGACGAAAACGAGAAACTGAGGCAGAAACTCATCGAGGTGGAGGTGACCAAACAGGTCCTTCAGAATGAGCTGGACAAAGTCAAGGAG TCTCAGAAGAGAAGAGGAAGCAAGGAGGTTCAAAAGTCAGACAAGAAGTCTGCCCAGACCCCAACAGAG GATGACAACGATGATCTCAAGTGCCAGCTGGCCTTCATCAAGGAAGAGGCTGTGTTGTTGAGGAAGAAGACAGCTAAGATCGACAAGGAGAAGGACCGTCTGGAGGCGGAGCTACAGAAGTACCGCTCCTTCTACGGGGACCTGGACAGCCCCCACCCCAAGGGTGAGGCCTGGGGACCCCCCACCACCCGTGAGTCCGAGTTGAAGCTGCGTCTGCgcctggtggaggaggaggctaaCATCCTGGGGAGGAAGATCGTGGAGCTGGAG GTGGAGAACCGGGGTCTGAGGGCGGAGCTGGACGACCTCAGGGGTGAAGGGGAGGTAGAAGGCGGGTCCGGTGGGGGGGCTGTTGGCGGGATGGGGGCGGGCCGGGGTCATGGGGAGGCTATGACAGAGCTGAGGCAGCAGCTGCAGCTGGTGGAGGACGAGGCAGAGCTCCTGAGGAGGAACCTGTCCGACGCTGAGGATCACAACAAGAGAGTGACGGGAGAACTCAACAAGCTCAGGTTTAAGGCCGGGACCCACGAGGGAGGGGCAAGGCATGGAGGAGGGGCGGCAGGAGGAGTATGTTCGGAGAAGGCAGAGGCACTGCAGGAGGAACTGAAGACGGCCCGGTTACAGATTAATGATCTCAGTGGGAAG GTGATGCAGCTGCAGTATGAGAAGCGTGTTCTGCTCTCCAACATGCAGCGTTACGACCTGGCCTCCCACCTGGCCCTAAGGGGGGGCATCAGCCCTCGGGACAGTGATGCAGAGAGTGATGCAGGAGGGACCGGACCAAGCGGGCGCCGTGAAAGCGATGATGATGACTCCTCCTCTCGCCTCCTGCCCCCGCACCGCAAACGCGAGGGCCCAGTGGGCGGGGAGAGTGACTCGGACGAGGTGCGGAACCAAACCCGCTGCCTCACGCCTACCCGGGGTCTATATACCCCACCCCCTGAGACCGCCGCCCGCTTCCTGCCCCGCAACCTACGGGATCGCCAGCAGATGATTGACATTCGAGTGGAGGCGGAGCGTCTTGGCAGGACCATCGACCGGCTCATCGCCGACACGGCAACTATCATCGCAGAGGCACGGGTGTACGTTTCCAACAGCGACCTGTATGggcggggtgaggaggaggaggagggcgggAGGATCAGGGAGCATGAGCTGCTGTACAGGATCAATGCCCAGATGAAGGCCTTCAGGAAGGAGCTACAGGGCTTCATAGACAGACTGGAGGTGCCCAAAcctgaggacagggaggaggaaccactgtcg ATGTTTCAGCCCATCATTTTACTCATCCTCATTCTAGTCTTATTCTCCTCCCACTCCTATGCCACCATCTTTAAACTTGTCTTTCTGTTTACCCTTTTCTTCGTCCTGTGA